Proteins co-encoded in one Cytophaga hutchinsonii ATCC 33406 genomic window:
- a CDS encoding glycoside hydrolase family 16 protein: MKKILLAAGAAILLLNGCKKTTDTPAVSKAADTLNYDMNETAVINAGWNKVLEESFSTDLSNWNIWQSGAYNNEYQYYSNHPKNIHLENGILTITAIKETVTGNKEPYSDSQKTFDFTSARIESKTSISANTSTPKIRLSARIKLAPGYGMWPAFWSYGDAWPTNGEIDVMEAKGHLPFQYGTNYFYGATAGKSDVPWTSGVDYTGTKDLTLYWHVYEVIWEETKLTFMLDGKIIRTLTNAASPGNYIDEMFGKDQNIALNLAVGGDYFNNPSPSTIETGSMYVDWVRVFTGN, encoded by the coding sequence ATGAAAAAAATCTTACTTGCAGCAGGTGCAGCAATTCTTTTGCTGAATGGCTGTAAAAAAACAACTGATACACCCGCTGTTTCTAAAGCCGCAGACACACTGAATTATGACATGAACGAAACTGCAGTTATTAATGCCGGATGGAACAAAGTACTGGAAGAGTCTTTCAGTACAGATCTCAGCAATTGGAATATCTGGCAAAGCGGTGCGTATAACAACGAATATCAATACTATTCCAACCATCCAAAAAACATTCATCTTGAAAATGGCATATTAACAATTACCGCAATCAAAGAAACGGTAACCGGCAACAAAGAACCATATAGCGATTCACAAAAAACATTTGATTTCACGTCAGCGCGGATAGAATCGAAAACATCGATTTCCGCAAACACTTCAACACCTAAGATACGTCTTTCCGCACGCATCAAGCTGGCGCCGGGGTATGGCATGTGGCCTGCATTCTGGAGTTATGGTGATGCCTGGCCAACCAACGGGGAGATCGATGTAATGGAAGCAAAAGGACACTTGCCTTTTCAATATGGAACAAATTATTTTTACGGGGCAACAGCCGGTAAAAGCGACGTACCCTGGACAAGCGGCGTAGATTATACGGGAACAAAAGATCTCACCTTATATTGGCATGTATATGAAGTGATCTGGGAAGAAACAAAACTTACGTTTATGCTGGATGGAAAAATAATCCGCACCTTAACAAATGCGGCCTCTCCGGGTAACTACATTGATGAGATGTTTGGCAAAGATCAAAACATTGCTTTAAACCTTGCCGTCGGCGGAGATTATTTTAATAACCCTTCCCCTTCAACGATTGAAACAGGGAGCATGTATGTAGATTGGGTACGGGTGTTCACTGGTAATTAA
- a CDS encoding TetR family transcriptional regulator C-terminal domain-containing protein gives MEHYIEESQQHTSEAISAKELRDTFIEYVLMNGKLPQSVFQFMKTLNRRESEFYEHYNSFQALEKDVWMGIFEETLSKLKSEEVYESYSAREKLLSFYYTWIEVLKNYRSYIVHTSKLSLRPDNWMNSPIKAFREPFLAYAKSLINEGIDKNEVVKRPYLSDNYDKLVWMQLMFVLKFWMDDESRGFERTDAAIEKAVNLSFDLMGNSVLDSVVDFGKFLFQKYN, from the coding sequence ATGGAACATTACATCGAAGAATCTCAGCAACACACTTCCGAAGCTATTTCTGCCAAAGAGCTTCGTGATACATTTATCGAATATGTTTTGATGAATGGTAAACTTCCGCAATCTGTTTTTCAATTCATGAAAACATTGAACAGAAGGGAATCAGAATTTTATGAGCACTACAATTCTTTTCAGGCCTTAGAGAAAGATGTCTGGATGGGTATCTTTGAAGAAACTCTTTCCAAGCTCAAAAGTGAAGAAGTATACGAGTCGTATTCTGCAAGGGAAAAACTGCTTTCCTTCTATTACACCTGGATCGAAGTATTGAAAAATTACCGCAGCTATATTGTGCATACGTCTAAATTGAGCTTACGTCCGGATAACTGGATGAACTCGCCAATCAAGGCGTTCAGAGAGCCGTTTCTTGCGTATGCAAAGAGTCTTATCAATGAAGGCATTGATAAGAATGAAGTGGTGAAACGTCCGTATTTGTCAGATAACTACGATAAACTTGTATGGATGCAGCTGATGTTTGTGTTGAAATTCTGGATGGACGATGAGAGCCGTGGCTTTGAACGTACAGACGCAGCCATTGAAAAAGCAGTAAATCTTTCCTTTGATCTGATGGGTAATTCGGTATTGGACTCTGTTGTTGACTTTGGAAAGTTCCTGTTTCAGAAGTATAATTGA
- a CDS encoding ABC1 kinase family protein has protein sequence MKEQNNIPTSKVERATKFVQTGAKIGGNYIKHYAKKAFNPELTKEQLHEDNSKDVYETLSQLKGSALKVAQMLSQDKNMLPQAYVDKFTMAQYSAPPLSYPLVVKTFQKYFGKSPESMFDTFERNASNAASIGQVHKATKDGKVFAVKIQYPGVAESVSSDLKLVKPFALRLMNMKEKDLDMYMDEVESKLIEETDYELELRRSNEISTQCAHITGLVFPAYYPEYSSKRILTMDWLEGLHMKEFLATNPSQEIRNQIGQLLWDFYDFQMHQLRTVHADPHPGNFLMRSNGSLGVIDFGCVKEIPEEFYTEYFKLLNKEVIEDKTELLKTFERLNFFDAEDTALQREIFFDLFCEMTHLLGLPFYSETFDFSDDSYFKRIYDFGEHISNVKEIKDARQARGSRHGIYINRTYFGLYNLLNQLGANVRTKSYGEVAIEV, from the coding sequence ATGAAAGAGCAAAATAATATTCCTACCAGTAAAGTTGAACGTGCAACCAAATTTGTACAGACAGGAGCAAAGATAGGAGGGAATTATATCAAGCATTATGCGAAGAAGGCTTTCAATCCGGAGTTGACAAAGGAACAGCTGCATGAAGATAATTCGAAAGATGTATATGAAACGCTTAGTCAGCTTAAAGGCAGTGCGCTGAAAGTAGCACAGATGCTGAGTCAGGATAAGAATATGCTTCCTCAGGCATATGTTGATAAATTCACAATGGCACAGTACAGTGCACCGCCTTTGTCATATCCATTAGTAGTTAAAACCTTTCAGAAATATTTTGGCAAGTCGCCTGAGTCGATGTTTGATACCTTTGAACGTAATGCTTCTAATGCAGCATCCATCGGACAGGTTCATAAAGCAACCAAAGATGGTAAAGTTTTCGCCGTTAAAATTCAATATCCCGGTGTAGCCGAAAGCGTTTCATCTGATCTGAAGTTGGTAAAGCCATTCGCTCTTCGATTAATGAACATGAAGGAGAAGGATCTGGACATGTATATGGATGAAGTAGAATCTAAACTGATTGAGGAGACGGATTACGAACTTGAGTTGAGACGGTCGAACGAAATTTCAACGCAATGCGCACACATTACAGGTTTAGTCTTTCCTGCATATTACCCCGAATATTCAAGCAAACGTATCCTTACTATGGATTGGCTGGAAGGGTTACATATGAAAGAGTTTCTGGCAACAAATCCTTCGCAGGAAATCCGGAATCAAATAGGGCAGCTGTTGTGGGATTTCTATGATTTCCAAATGCATCAGTTACGTACGGTACACGCAGACCCGCATCCGGGGAATTTTCTGATGCGCAGCAATGGTTCACTTGGCGTTATTGACTTTGGATGTGTAAAAGAAATTCCCGAAGAATTTTATACCGAATATTTTAAACTGCTGAATAAAGAAGTAATAGAAGATAAAACGGAATTACTGAAAACCTTTGAACGATTGAATTTCTTTGATGCGGAAGATACTGCTTTGCAGCGTGAAATATTTTTTGATTTATTCTGTGAGATGACGCATTTGCTTGGCTTGCCGTTCTACAGCGAAACATTCGACTTCAGTGATGATTCCTATTTCAAAAGAATTTATGATTTTGGAGAGCACATCAGCAACGTAAAAGAAATTAAAGATGCCCGCCAGGCACGTGGTTCGCGGCATGGTATTTATATTAATCGTACTTATTTCGGTTTGTATAATTTACTGAATCAATTGGGTGCAAATGTGCGTACAAAGTCTTATGGTGAAGTAGCGATAGAGGTATAA